The Methanocella arvoryzae MRE50 DNA window ATACGCTGCCAACCCACCAACAATCAAACACAAACTATCTTATTATTACTATTGTTATAATTTCATAGCATCAGCTATCACATACTGTTGCATGCTATACTAAAGGCCATATATAATAAAAATAATTTTTCTTCTACCTTTTATGATCCAACCAAGTTGCCACTAATACGATTAATAACATCACAATAAGCCATGAGGTAGCTGGAGTGGATACCGGTTCAGCAGCGTCAAATTCACCCACTATCGGCGTAAAAATAACCGCTGGCGCCTCTAACGGACTCATATACGCTTTAGATAAAACAATGTCTGCTCTCATTACTTTCGTATCCATGTCTAAAGTAACCGTATCATTAAAATCGGCGCCCGCAAAATATTCAGCTTTTACAGTATATCGTCCAGGTGCCAGATGATGAAACAGATAATCGATCCTTTTTCCTGAAAGGTTCCTATGGAATGATGATTGCGGGTTATCCGGCCTGTCAACCATTACTCCATCCTGTAGCAAAGACACATTAACACCTGTGACATCATATCCCCTCGCTGTCTTTATAGTTCCAGCAATCGCACCGGTGTACGATTGCTGATCACTACTCAAAGTAGGCATGTGATAGCCGGTAAGGGTAATATTCACCATTACTGGATTGTCTATTGCTTCAAGTCGATTTGCGCTAAGGGTTTCTTCACCGACATGAACGCTCACCGGCTCACCTTTGTAGCCATCTTTTTCGGCAGTCAGAGTATACTCTCCAGGCGCTGTGAACCCAAAAAGGAAGCTACCTTCTTTTGGAACGCCGCTTATGATACTATAACTGGGCAGGCTTGCCTGTGGGTTTTCAACGCCGGCTAACTGATGTTTCCCTGGCGTCCAGAGCTGGCCGTTCTGCCATAAAGAGACGTTGGCTTCGGGAACCGGTTTACCGTCCTCATCAAACACGTAACCAGTGATGTACTCAGAGGGTACCGGACCTTCCGATAGAAATGCGGGAACTGGTTTTTCTGGCTGGTCAGTCACAATCTCGGATTGGGCCAAAACTGATAGCGATGTCAGACCGATAATTGAATAAGTAATACAACATAATATGGCAAAGGCTTTGAAAATTTTATTTCTCATCGGAATCTCCTCTTTTTCGACGGACGGCCGTATCGAGGATTTGATAACGCCTGCAAAGTAATCAGTTAATACTCTATATATATAATTTATCTCATAAAGTCTCAATTGTATATTGCAATTCAGTCCAATCCTCGGGTCTATTTAGTACATGAGTTAGCATGATATCAGCTCTCATGGGGGCAACAGCTACATCTGCAGTCAAAGTATACTCGCCGGGCATTGTATATTTCAGATCCGGGAGTCGAATTTAAAAAGAAGTAGTAAATTGGGATAAGAAGCTTACTTCTCAGAAGCTTCCTTACCCCTCTTTATAAGCTCTCTAACCTTCTGGCCGCCTTTCTTGCCGATGCTTTCATAGTAGCCTTCACCGTAGCGCTGCTTGGTGGTTTCGCCACCCTTTTTACCGGCTTCCTTGACGGTCATTTCGCCTTTGCTTCCCTTCTGTGCCATATGAAATTCACAAACGATTATTATAAAAATATTTAAATGTATGTTACCCATGGAAATAGCGAAAATGCGCTTGTTTATCAACTAATGCTGCAGGCACTTTCCAAAAAGTTATATTCGTTGTAACCCTATTGAAGGTTGAAACAGGGAGATATAAATTGACCAGATTTTTCGAAGTCACCGCAAGAGACGGCCCTGCCCGTATTGGCAAACTACTGGTAAGAGGTGGACTGGAAACACCTTACCTGCTAAGCCCTGCCACAGGGGAAGATCTCGTAGTAAACGGTGGCAACAAATGGCTTCACAGTCCCGTTACAGGTACTGTAGAACAGTTTACTGTTCAACCCTATGTAGGCCTGACACCTAAAGTAAATGAGGATCTTGTCAGGCTTTATCAGCCCGCTGACATAGCCTCTGATACACCATCTGCAACCCTTGCACACCCGGATAAAGTGGTTTCTGGGGCAGATATGTATGTCATATCGGGAGTACGCTCGATCGAGGGGGATTCACGCGCTCTTTTACACAGTTTCATCCAGATCCGAAATAATTCAAAGCCAGATACTGCGCTATATGTGCCTGCGCTGGCTACGCCTGAGAACGTATCACTTTTAATTTACCTGAGCGCAGACATCGTTGATGATGTGCTGACCACCATCAAGGCGTATCAGGGCTTATACCTGACACAGGATGGTGAATATCCGGTCAAAGATCTTGCGGAGTTGCCATGTACCTGCGATGCATGCACAAAAATGACGGGCGGCCAGAAATCAGATCCAGAGTTACTGGCAGCACATAACCGGGCAAAGCTTCGGGAAGAGATTAGCCGGGTTAAAATCCACATCAGGAACGGCATGCTGCGAGAGTACGTAGAGAAGCAGTGCCGCTCAAAACCCTGGCTGACCGCCCTGCTGCGGCTGGCCGATGCAGAGTATACTTATCTCGAGTCCCGCACGCCCACTTACCGATCTTCCGAACTCTTGGCGTGCTCTGCCGAATCCCAGAACAGAGTCGAAGTCCGGCGGTTTGCGGACCGGCTCAGGCAGCGGTTCAGCTCCGACGGAAAGATTTTGATCATCATTCCCTGTTCAGCTCGAAAGCCCTATTCGACCTCTCAATCCCATATGGCCATTATCAATGCACTCGGCAAATACCGCAGGTACGTCCGGGAGATAATCCTGACTTCCCCGATGGGAGTAGTGCCCCGAGAGCTGGAGCTGGTGTATCCTGCAGCCCATTACGATGTGGCGGTCACAGGAGTATGGGACCTGGAAGAAAGGCACTGGGTATCCGGCTGTCTCCGGGATTTCATCGATAACAATCGCTTCGAGCGGGTGATCGCTCACGTAGAGGGCCCGTATGTAGAGGTCTGCGCTCAGGCTGACCGGGAAATGATCTTCACCAGTACTGGCAAGGTCAGCAGCGACGAGTCTCTGAGGGCGCTGGTCGACCAGGTGAAGCTCGTGGTTGACGAGCTTGCTCCGCAGCCCAGGAACTTCGAGCAGTACCTGCTGGACATGTTCCGGAAGATGGCCGACTACGAGTTCGGAAAAGGTCGGGGTGAC harbors:
- a CDS encoding carboxypeptidase regulatory-like domain-containing protein; this encodes MRNKIFKAFAILCCITYSIIGLTSLSVLAQSEIVTDQPEKPVPAFLSEGPVPSEYITGYVFDEDGKPVPEANVSLWQNGQLWTPGKHQLAGVENPQASLPSYSIISGVPKEGSFLFGFTAPGEYTLTAEKDGYKGEPVSVHVGEETLSANRLEAIDNPVMVNITLTGYHMPTLSSDQQSYTGAIAGTIKTARGYDVTGVNVSLLQDGVMVDRPDNPQSSFHRNLSGKRIDYLFHHLAPGRYTVKAEYFAGADFNDTVTLDMDTKVMRADIVLSKAYMSPLEAPAVIFTPIVGEFDAAEPVSTPATSWLIVMLLIVLVATWLDHKR
- the arcS gene encoding archaeosine synthase subunit alpha, whose translation is MTRFFEVTARDGPARIGKLLVRGGLETPYLLSPATGEDLVVNGGNKWLHSPVTGTVEQFTVQPYVGLTPKVNEDLVRLYQPADIASDTPSATLAHPDKVVSGADMYVISGVRSIEGDSRALLHSFIQIRNNSKPDTALYVPALATPENVSLLIYLSADIVDDVLTTIKAYQGLYLTQDGEYPVKDLAELPCTCDACTKMTGGQKSDPELLAAHNRAKLREEISRVKIHIRNGMLREYVEKQCRSKPWLTALLRLADAEYTYLESRTPTYRSSELLACSAESQNRVEVRRFADRLRQRFSSDGKILIIIPCSARKPYSTSQSHMAIINALGKYRRYVREIILTSPMGVVPRELELVYPAAHYDVAVTGVWDLEERHWVSGCLRDFIDNNRFERVIAHVEGPYVEVCAQADREMIFTSTGKVSSDESLRALVDQVKLVVDELAPQPRNFEQYLLDMFRKMADYEFGKGRGDLLVPQKGIVKGKFPRMTLFDGREQLCTINPAYGSLTLTLEGARRMKLTDQYFVEITDFMPRGSILAPGVVNADPQIRPGDDVFIIGKKAIGVGRAKMSGREMVEASRGMAVELKHVEPVK